The following DNA comes from Cedecea neteri.
TTTTTGAATCAGCGGGACTTCATACAGCTGGGCAAACAGGGAGTATTCCAGCGGCATAGTGAAGTTCACGCTGTTCAGCCAGATGTCGCTCTCGGCCTCGCCCTGATGCCACTCCGCATAATCTATCTCCTGCACAATCAGCTTCACGCCCTGCTCAGCCAGTAATTCGGTCATGATGCTGCTGATCACCCGATGCTCTACGTGGTCGCGATAATAGGTGAGCGTAATGCTCTCCAGCCCGGCAGGTTTAGCCAGCAACGGCCCGGTGCGCGAATGGTGCCAGCGCGGGAGTAAACCATAGGCCGGGAACCAGTATTGTTGATACTGCTCGGTCGCGCGGTAGATAAGGTTGACCGGGGAGAGAATATGCCCAATCCACTGGCGAACGTCTTCATTGACGCCGAGGCTGGAGCGGCTGTCGAACAGCAGGTAGTAGCAGCCTTCTTCCGGGCGGCTTTCAACGGCTTTTTCGCTGTCCGGCATGCCCTGGAGCTGCACGCCACAGCTCGACTCTTCACCCACTTCGGGCAGGACCCAGAAGTTAACCTCGTCAATCAGCGCCCGAAAGCCAAAGTAATCATCAAAGGCGTGGATCTTTAGCTGGTTGCGGTTGTTCCGCGCCACGGAATAGGGGCCCGTGCCGATGGGCTGGCTGGCGAAATTTGTCATCGTTGTCCATTCCCGCGGCAGGATCATGGCGTTCACGCTGCCCAACAGCCACGGCAGCCAGTCATCCGGCTGGCTAAGATGGATATCCAGTGTCCAGATAGTCGGCGAGGTGATTTGTGTGATATGGGCAAAAAGCGGCAGGGCGTTGATGCGCTGCAGGGAAGATATGATATCGAGCATGTCCAGCTCGCGGCCGTGATGGAAATGGATGCCGGGGCGCAGGAAGAAACGCCAGCGTAAAGGGGAAATTTGCTGCCAATGGTGAGCAATATCCGCTTCGAGTTCCCCATTTTCCTCATTTATTCGCGTCAGGCCGCTAAAAATCTGGCGGGCGATGTGGGTTTCGGAGCGACGCAGCGCCGAACCGGGCAGCAGATTTAGCAGCGGGCGATAGTAAAGGACACGCAGAATATGTCTGCCCTGGCGAAAGCTGCGGCCTAAATGAGAGATGAGCATCTGGCGGACAGCGGCTTTGTCGCCGACGATTTGGACTAGCTGATCGATGCGATCTTGCTCCAGCAGATCTTCCGCCCTCTGCTGCTGAAGCGCCAGCCCGGTATAAAGAAAAGTGAGCTGCGAGCGCTTGCCTCGTCCGGCTTCCGCCTGCCAGCTTAGCCAGCCCTTTTCCTGCATCGCATTAAGCAGCGTACGCATATGGCGGCGGGAACAGCTCAGCAAATCCGCTAAATCATTCAGCGTGGTTTCCTGAGGTTTGCCTTCGCAGCATTGCCACAGGCGGATGAATTGTTGTTGCAGGCGTGACGAAGACATAAAAGAGGAACTCCAGGCGGAAACTCATCAATTTAACTTTCCCTATATTACGCCAATAATCATCCTCGATGAAGCGAGGAGGTGTTTATGAAGCGGTCATCACCTGCGAAGTTTTTCCAACAGTACTTTGCCGCAACACAGTTTGTTTGTTCTGGATGGCTGGCTCGCCTGACGGTGGAGCAAAGACTAAGGATGCTCGAAGACTTGATGCAGTGGGAGGTTACAACCCCGATGCCCGAGAACGCCAACGCGCCGACTCATGTGTGACTGAGTATTGGTGCTTTTCACCGGCCAGCAGCTGTTTACTGCTGGCTTTTTTCGTTTAATCTTTACGCATTTAACAAATACCTCTGACGACATCTCCTTTTAAGGACACTCCATGCTCTGGTTTTTGACCCGCGCACGCCGTTTTAACCCTGTTTACGCTGCCTTCATGGCCGTCTCTTTTATGATTGGCGTGGCCGGTGCGCTACAGGCTCCGACGCTTAGCCTCTTTTTAACTCGTGAAGTTGAAGTCAGGCCGTTTTGGGTCGGCCTGTTTTACACCGTTAACGCGATTGCCGGGATTGGTGTCAGTTTACTGCTGGCCAAAAGGTCAGACAGTCAGGGCGACAGGCGAAAACTGATTATGGTTTGCTGCGTGATGGCGGTGGCAAACTGCGTTCTGTTTGCCTTTAACCGTCATTATCTGACGCTGATTACGCTCGGCGTAATGTTTGCCTCAATAGCCAATACCGCCATGCCGCAGATTTTTGCCCTGGCGCGTGAATACGCCGACCGTTCCGCCCGCGAAGTGGTGATGTTCAGCTCGATCATGCGTGCGCAGCTTTCTTTGGCGTGGGTTATCGGGCCGCCACTCTCTTTTATGTTGGCACTGAAATATGGCTTTACCACGATGTTCCTTATCGCTGCCGGGATATTTGTTATTTCACTGGCGCTGATTATTTTCGCGCTGCCGTCAGTGCCGAGAGTTGAACAGCCCGCAGAGGTGGCGATAACGCAGGTCAGCGGCTGGAAAGACAGTAACGTGCGGATGTTGTTTATCGCTTCGATGCTGATGTGGACCTGCAACACCATGTACATCATCGATATGCCGCTGTGGATAAGCCAGGATCTCGGGTTGCCGGATGAGCTGGCGGGGTTATTAATGGGCACGGCGGCAGGGATTGAGATCCCCGCGATGATCCTCGCCGGCTACTACGTGAAGCGTTTTGGAAAACGTAACATGATGGTGGCGGCCGTTGCAGCGGGCATCCTGTTTTATGTTGGGCTGATCCTGTTCCACTCTAAAACGGCGCTGGTGGTCTTACAGCTGTTTAACGCGGTGTTTATCGGAATTATTGCGGGGATAGGCATGCTGTGGTTCCAGGATTTGATGCCGGGAAGACCGGGCTCTGCAACGACGCTATTCACCAACAGTATTTCAACGGGCGTGATTCTGGCTGGGATACTTCAAGGCGCGCTTGCGGAAGGTTTTGGTCACTATTCTGTTTACTGGCTGATGGCGGCACTTGCGGTGATCGCGCTGTTCCTGACTAGCCGGGTTAAGAACGTTTGATTTGAGCCGCTATTGAAGCGGCTTATCAAGTAAAAGCAAAAAGGAAAACGATATTGCATTGTTTAAGCCGTGCAAAATTATTGGCACAATCAGGCTGCCGGAGTAAACACGGGCCAGGCAAAGAATCACCGAAAAGATAAAAAGGCTAATAAACGTCGTTGCGTTCTGATATTGCGAGTGGCTGAAGGCAAAAAGAACGGATGCCATCAACATAGCGGCGTTTTTACCCACCTTGCCATACCCTTCACCTGCATTTAATAAAAAACCTCTAAAGATAACTTCTTCTAAAATGGGAGCCAGTAAAGTGGCTGTGAGTGCTACCAGCACTAAACTGCGCACAGGTAGCTGCTCTATGCTTTGCATCCAGGGTTCAGGGGAGCCAGTAAACTGTTGAATAATAACCAGCATAAATAATGCAATTGCCGGAAGTATCAGTCCAGAGGGGGTGACTTTCCCTAAAGGCAACGTCCCATAATGATTTTGATAGTGTCGCCAGATAATCAGGGTATACGGTAACCAAAAACAGATGATCAACGCGGGTATCGCCATACCCGACCGGAATAGAGCTGTAAATCCAGGCAGCATTGTGGCGAAAATGGATAATGCATACCAGCCAATCCAGGCTCCGATACAGATGAGTAAGTGAAGTAGCCTGTCCTGATTTTTAAGCATAAATCCGTCATTGTGGCTGTAAGTGATAAAGAGAACAGACAGCATTTTTTGCTGGCTCATCCGTGGCTTATTAAACGCGTGTCGTTATAAATAACGCTTTAGCATTATGCATTTAGTGAGGAAAAAGTGAATATTTGGCGGGTGTTAATACTGAAATAAAAGGGGCGCTGAGAAGGCGCCCCCTATTGTATTACCGCATAAATGCCGGCAGTTTTTGCTCGTAGCCTGAAATAGCGGCTTCGTGCTGCAGCGTCAGGCCGATACTGTCCAGGCCGTTCAGCATGCAGTGACGGCGGAAACTATCCAGTTCAAACGAATAGCTCTTCTCGTCCGCCAGAACCGTCTGGGCTTCCAGGTCGACGACAAACTTAATGCCAGGCTGGGCTTCGACCAGCTTGAACAACTCATCCACCTGCTCATCGCTCAAGATAACCGGCAACAGCTGGTTGTTAAACGAGTTGCCATAGAAAATGTCCGCAAAGCTTGGCGCAATCACCACTTTGAAACCGTAGTCGGTTAATGCCCACGGGGCGTGCTCACGAGAAGAGCCGCAGCCGAAGTTTTCGCGAGCCAGCAGAATTGAAGCACCTTTAAATTCTGGGTAGTTCAGCACGAACTCCGGGTTAGGGACTTGCCCTGCATCGTCCAAAAAACGCCAGTCGTTAAACAGGTGCGCACCAAAACCAGTGCGGGTTACCTTCTGCAAAAACTGCTTCGGGATAATGGCATCGGTATCGACGTTCGCCGCGTCCAGCGGAACGACCAGGCCGGTATGTTGGATAAATTTCTCTGCCATGGTGGTTCCTCTTATTTAAGTGTACGAATATCGGCAAAATGACCGGAAACAGCGGCCGCGGCGGCCATCGCCGGGCTGACCAGGTGAGTACGCCCGCCGCGACCCTGGCGACCTTCGAAGTTACGGTTGCTGGTGGAGGCGCAGCGCTCGCCAGGATTCAGGCGGTCGTTGTTCATGGCCAGGCACATGGAACACCCAGGCAAACGCCATTCAAAACCGGCTTCAATGAAGATCTTATCCAGCCCTTCAGACTCAGCCTGAGCTTTGACCGGGCCTGAGCCTGGTACAACCATGGCCAGCACGCCTGGCGCGACTCTACGGCCTTTGGCGACTTCAGCTGCTGCGCGCAGGTCTTCGATACGCGAGTTGGTGCAGGAGCCAATAAAGACTTTATCGATAGCCACTTCGGTCAGCGGAATACCCGGCTTCAGGCCCATATAGGCCAGCGCTTTTTCTGCCGAGGCACGTTCCACCGGATCGCTGAAGGATTCCGGGTTAGGAATATTATCGGTGACGGAAATCACCTGACCTGGGTTGGTTCCCCAGGTAACTTGCGGAGCAATATCGGCGGCGTCTAAGGTGACGATAGTGTCAAATTTCGCGCCTTCGTCGGTGCTTAAGGTTTTCCAGTACGCGACGGCTTCATCCCAGTCGGCCCCTTTTGGTGCATGCAGGCGGCCTTTCACATAGTCGAAGGTGGTTTCATCCGGCGCAACAATCCCGGCTTTAGCCCCCATTTCGATAGCCATGTTGCACAGCGTCATGCGGCCTTCCATGCTCAACGCACGAATAGCATCGCCGCAGAATTCAACCACGTGACCGGTGCCGCCGGCGCTGCCGGTTTTGCCGATGATGGCCAGCACGATGTCCTTGGCCGTGATCCCTGGAGCCGCTTTGCCCTGGACTTCAATTTTCATGGTTTTCGCACGGCCCTGTTTCAGGGTCTGCGTCGCCAGAACGTGCTCAACTTCGGAGGTCCCAATCCCAAAAGCCAGTGCACCGAATGCGCCGTGAGTAGCCGTATGGGAGTCGCCGCACACAATGGTCATGCCCGGCAGGGTGATCCCTTGTTCTGGCCCCATAACGTGAACGATGCCCTGATAAGGGTGGTTCAGATCGTACAGCTCAACGCCAAACTCTTTGCAGTTCTTCATCAGTTCCTGCATCTGGATACGAGCCATCTCGCCGGAAGCGTTGATGTCCTTGGTTTGGGTCGACACGTTATGGTCCATCGTGGCGAAGGTTTTCCCCGGCTGACGAACCGGGCGGCCATGGGCGCGCAATCCGTCAAAGGCCTGCGGGGAAGTCACTTCATGCACCAGATGGCGATCGATATACAGCAGCGGTGTCTCTTCCGGGGCTTCATACACGACGTGGGCATCGTACAACTTCTGATATAAGGTTCTGGCCATGATTATTTCCCCTGAGCGATGTAGCGGGCAATGATATCGCCCATTTCGTCGGTGCTGACTGCCTGACCGTCGCGGGCTAAATCGCCGGTGCGGTGGCCTTCTTCTAACGCGCGATTGATGGCGCTTTCGATAGCCTGTGCGGCTTCTTCGGCATCCAGGCTGTAGCGCAACAGCAGCGCCAGCGACAGGATCTGCGCGATAGGGTTGGCAATGTTCTTCCCGGCGATATCTGGCGCTGAACCGCCCGCAGGTTCGTATAAGCCAAAGCCTTGTTCGTTGAGGCTGGCAGAAGGCAACATGCCCATAGATCCGGTGATCATGGCGCATTCGTCGGACAGGATGTCACCGAACAGGTTGGAACACAGCAGAACGTCGAACTGCGATGGATCTTTAATTAACTGCATGGTGGCGTTGTCGATATACATGTGAGACAGCGACACATCGGGGTATTCTTTAGCGATTTCGTTGACGATTTCGCGCCACAACAGTGAGGTTTGCAGCACGTTTGCTTTATCAATCGAGGTCACTTTGCTGCGGCGCTTGCGGGCAGACTCAAAGGCGATGCGAGCAATGCGCTCGATCTCAAAGCGGTGGTAAACCTCAGTATCGAAGGCTTTCTCGTGCATACCGCTGCCTTCGCGGCCTTTCGGCTGGCCGAAGTAAATCCCTCCAGTCAGTTCGCGAACGCACAGAATGTCGAAGCCGTTTGCCGCAATGTCGGCTCGCAGCGGGCAAAACTCTTCCAGCCCCTGATACAGGCGCGCAGGGCGCAGGTTGCTGAAGAGTTTAAAATGTTTACGCAACGGCAGCAGGGCACCGCGCTCAGGTTGTTCCGCTGGCGGCAGATGTTCCCACTTCGGGCCACCTACAGAGCCGAACAGAATTGCATCAGCCTGCTCACAGCCTTCAACCGTGGCCGCAGGCAGAGGGCTGCCGTGACGATCAATGGCTGCGCCACCGACGTCATAGGAGCTGGTGCTGATGCGGATATCAAAGCGATTGCGAACTGCATCCAGTACTTTCAGGGCCTGAGCCATCACTTCCGGGCCAATACCGTCACCCGGCAAAACTGCAATATGGTAATTTTTCGACATTACACGGTTTCCTGATTTTGTTCTTTATTCTGATGTTGAGCTTTGCGTTGCAATTCTTTTTCGACTTCACCGGCGCGCCAAATGTTGTTCAGTACGTGGACCATGGCTTTGGCCGATGACTCGACGATGTCGGTTGTCAGGCCTACGCCGTGGAAGCGACGACCGTTGTAATCCACCACGATATCCACCTGGCCCAGCGCGTCTTTGCCCTGACCTTTGGCAGTTAAGCTGTATTTCACCAGCTCAATGTTGTAATCGGTGATGCGGTTAATTGCCTGATAGACTGCATCCACCGGGCCGTTACCGTTTGCTGCTTCAGCTTTGATCTCTTCGCCGCAAACCAGCTTCACGGATGCGGTCGCGATACCGTTAGAGCCAGACTGCACGCTGAAATAATCCAGGCTGAAGTGCTCTGGCTCTTCCTGTTGCTTGTTGATGAAGGCCAATGCTTCCAGGTCGTAATCAAACACCTGGCCTTTTTTGTCCGCCAGTTTCAGGAAGGCGTCGTACAGGTTATCCAGGTTGTAATCAGCCTCTTTGTAACCCATCTCGTCCATGCGGTGTTTAACTGCGGCACGGCCGGAGCGTGAGGTCAGGTTCAGCTGTACCTGATTCAAGCCGATGGATTCCGGCGTCATGATTTCGTAGTTTTCGCGATTTTTCAGCACGCCGTCCTGGTGGATGCCAGAAGAGTGGGCGAAGGCGCCGGTGCCGACGATAGCTTTGTTGGCCGGAATTGGCATGTTGCAGATTTGGCTAACCATCTGGCTGGTGCGCCAGATCTCCTGATGATTGATATTTGTGTGCAGGTTCATGATGTCCTTGCGCACCTTGATAGCCATGATGACTTCTTCCAGTGAACAGTTACCCGCTCGTTCGCCGATGCCGTTCATTGCGCCTTCAACCTGGCGAGCACCTGCGTGAACTGCCGCCATAGCATTACCTACGGCCAGCCCCAAATCGTCGTGGGTATGTACGGAAATAATTGCTTTATCAATGTTAGGCACGCGTTCATACAAGCCGGTGATGATGTTGGAGAACTCAAACGGCATGGTGTAACCGACGGTATCCGGGATGTTAATGGTGGTTGCGCCTGCGTTGATTGCGGCTTCCACTACACGAGCCAGATCTGCAATCGGCGTACGGCCAGCATCTTCGCAGGAGAATTCCACGTCATCGGTGTAGTTACGGGCGCGTTTCACCATATAAACGGCG
Coding sequences within:
- the leuB gene encoding 3-isopropylmalate dehydrogenase, yielding MSKNYHIAVLPGDGIGPEVMAQALKVLDAVRNRFDIRISTSSYDVGGAAIDRHGSPLPAATVEGCEQADAILFGSVGGPKWEHLPPAEQPERGALLPLRKHFKLFSNLRPARLYQGLEEFCPLRADIAANGFDILCVRELTGGIYFGQPKGREGSGMHEKAFDTEVYHRFEIERIARIAFESARKRRSKVTSIDKANVLQTSLLWREIVNEIAKEYPDVSLSHMYIDNATMQLIKDPSQFDVLLCSNLFGDILSDECAMITGSMGMLPSASLNEQGFGLYEPAGGSAPDIAGKNIANPIAQILSLALLLRYSLDAEEAAQAIESAINRALEEGHRTGDLARDGQAVSTDEMGDIIARYIAQGK
- the sgrR gene encoding HTH-type transcriptional regulator SgrR; the encoded protein is MSSSRLQQQFIRLWQCCEGKPQETTLNDLADLLSCSRRHMRTLLNAMQEKGWLSWQAEAGRGKRSQLTFLYTGLALQQQRAEDLLEQDRIDQLVQIVGDKAAVRQMLISHLGRSFRQGRHILRVLYYRPLLNLLPGSALRRSETHIARQIFSGLTRINEENGELEADIAHHWQQISPLRWRFFLRPGIHFHHGRELDMLDIISSLQRINALPLFAHITQITSPTIWTLDIHLSQPDDWLPWLLGSVNAMILPREWTTMTNFASQPIGTGPYSVARNNRNQLKIHAFDDYFGFRALIDEVNFWVLPEVGEESSCGVQLQGMPDSEKAVESRPEEGCYYLLFDSRSSLGVNEDVRQWIGHILSPVNLIYRATEQYQQYWFPAYGLLPRWHHSRTGPLLAKPAGLESITLTYYRDHVEHRVISSIMTELLAEQGVKLIVQEIDYAEWHQGEAESDIWLNSVNFTMPLEYSLFAQLYEVPLIQKCIPIDWQGDAHRWHSKTLALPEWCKQMLERNDVIPLIHHWLRIEGQRSMRGVRMNTLGWFDFKSAWFAPPGP
- a CDS encoding CPBP family intramembrane glutamic endopeptidase, giving the protein MSQQKMLSVLFITYSHNDGFMLKNQDRLLHLLICIGAWIGWYALSIFATMLPGFTALFRSGMAIPALIICFWLPYTLIIWRHYQNHYGTLPLGKVTPSGLILPAIALFMLVIIQQFTGSPEPWMQSIEQLPVRSLVLVALTATLLAPILEEVIFRGFLLNAGEGYGKVGKNAAMLMASVLFAFSHSQYQNATTFISLFIFSVILCLARVYSGSLIVPIILHGLNNAISFSFLLLLDKPLQ
- the sgrT gene encoding glucose uptake inhibitor SgrT gives rise to the protein MKRSSPAKFFQQYFAATQFVCSGWLARLTVEQRLRMLEDLMQWEVTTPMPENANAPTHV
- the leuD gene encoding 3-isopropylmalate dehydratase small subunit, with protein sequence MAEKFIQHTGLVVPLDAANVDTDAIIPKQFLQKVTRTGFGAHLFNDWRFLDDAGQVPNPEFVLNYPEFKGASILLARENFGCGSSREHAPWALTDYGFKVVIAPSFADIFYGNSFNNQLLPVILSDEQVDELFKLVEAQPGIKFVVDLEAQTVLADEKSYSFELDSFRRHCMLNGLDSIGLTLQHEAAISGYEQKLPAFMR
- the leuC gene encoding 3-isopropylmalate dehydratase large subunit, whose product is MARTLYQKLYDAHVVYEAPEETPLLYIDRHLVHEVTSPQAFDGLRAHGRPVRQPGKTFATMDHNVSTQTKDINASGEMARIQMQELMKNCKEFGVELYDLNHPYQGIVHVMGPEQGITLPGMTIVCGDSHTATHGAFGALAFGIGTSEVEHVLATQTLKQGRAKTMKIEVQGKAAPGITAKDIVLAIIGKTGSAGGTGHVVEFCGDAIRALSMEGRMTLCNMAIEMGAKAGIVAPDETTFDYVKGRLHAPKGADWDEAVAYWKTLSTDEGAKFDTIVTLDAADIAPQVTWGTNPGQVISVTDNIPNPESFSDPVERASAEKALAYMGLKPGIPLTEVAIDKVFIGSCTNSRIEDLRAAAEVAKGRRVAPGVLAMVVPGSGPVKAQAESEGLDKIFIEAGFEWRLPGCSMCLAMNNDRLNPGERCASTSNRNFEGRQGRGGRTHLVSPAMAAAAAVSGHFADIRTLK
- the leuA gene encoding 2-isopropylmalate synthase; protein product: MSQQVIIFDTTLRDGEQALQASLSVKEKLQIAMALERMGVDVMEVGFPVSSPGDFESVQTIARNIKNSRVCGLARCVEKDIDVAAESLKVAEAFRIHTFIATSPMHIATKLRSTLDEVIERAVYMVKRARNYTDDVEFSCEDAGRTPIADLARVVEAAINAGATTINIPDTVGYTMPFEFSNIITGLYERVPNIDKAIISVHTHDDLGLAVGNAMAAVHAGARQVEGAMNGIGERAGNCSLEEVIMAIKVRKDIMNLHTNINHQEIWRTSQMVSQICNMPIPANKAIVGTGAFAHSSGIHQDGVLKNRENYEIMTPESIGLNQVQLNLTSRSGRAAVKHRMDEMGYKEADYNLDNLYDAFLKLADKKGQVFDYDLEALAFINKQQEEPEHFSLDYFSVQSGSNGIATASVKLVCGEEIKAEAANGNGPVDAVYQAINRITDYNIELVKYSLTAKGQGKDALGQVDIVVDYNGRRFHGVGLTTDIVESSAKAMVHVLNNIWRAGEVEKELQRKAQHQNKEQNQETV
- a CDS encoding sugar efflux transporter → MLWFLTRARRFNPVYAAFMAVSFMIGVAGALQAPTLSLFLTREVEVRPFWVGLFYTVNAIAGIGVSLLLAKRSDSQGDRRKLIMVCCVMAVANCVLFAFNRHYLTLITLGVMFASIANTAMPQIFALAREYADRSAREVVMFSSIMRAQLSLAWVIGPPLSFMLALKYGFTTMFLIAAGIFVISLALIIFALPSVPRVEQPAEVAITQVSGWKDSNVRMLFIASMLMWTCNTMYIIDMPLWISQDLGLPDELAGLLMGTAAGIEIPAMILAGYYVKRFGKRNMMVAAVAAGILFYVGLILFHSKTALVVLQLFNAVFIGIIAGIGMLWFQDLMPGRPGSATTLFTNSISTGVILAGILQGALAEGFGHYSVYWLMAALAVIALFLTSRVKNV